From a single Bufo bufo chromosome 9, aBufBuf1.1, whole genome shotgun sequence genomic region:
- the MRPS14 gene encoding 28S ribosomal protein S14, mitochondrial, with amino-acid sequence MAASVLGSVLRSARQLLSFSPVTCSNQVRSFYVNWRMWRDVKRRKMAFEYADERLRINALRKNTILPKELREVADKEIAALPVDSCPVRIRNRCVLTSRPRGVRRRWRLSRIVFRHLADHNQMSGIQRAMW; translated from the exons ATGGCGGCGTCCGTGTTGGGCTCCGTGCTGCGCAGCGCCCGGCAG TTGCTCTCCTTCTCCCCGGTGACGTGCTCAAACCAAGTCAGAAGTTTTTATGTCAACTGGAGAATGTGGCGAGAcgtgaagaggaggaagatggcCTTTGAATACGCAGATGAAAGGCTGAGGATCAACGCTCTACGGAAAAACACAATCCTGCCTAAGGAACTTCGG gaagtgGCAGATAAAGAGATTGCAGCGCTGCCCGTGGACAGCTGTCCAGTACGGATCAGGAACCGATGTGTCCTCACCTCCCGACCACgtggtgtgaggaggagatggcgCCTGAGTAGAATAGTATTCCGCCATTTAGCAGATCACAATCAGATGTCTGGCATCCAAAGGGCCATGTGGTAG
- the LOC120979473 gene encoding calcyclin-binding protein isoform X1 — translation MDSALLELQKDLEEVKQLLEKTTRKRVRDVLFVEQRKLETEISNRQQQQAGETTDVQKPSAIVPPMASTYTVKISNYGWDQSDKFVKMYITLKGVQNIPADNVQVQFTERSFDLLVKDLNGKNHAMTVNNLLKPISPESSSKKVKTDTVLIMLKKRSESKWDYLTQVEKQAKEKDKPSVETDPDGDPSAGLMNVLKKIYDDGDDEMKRTLNKAWAESREKQLKGDVDF, via the exons ctccagaaGGATCTTGAAGAAGTGAAGCAGCTGCTGGAGAAGACCACCAGGAAGAGGGTACGAGATGTCCTGTTTGTGGAGCAACGGAAACTGGAGACAGAAATTTCCAACAGGCAGCAGCAACAGGCAGGAGAGACTACGGATGTGCAGAAGCCGTCCGCCATTGTCCCGCCCATGGCCAGCACTTATACAGTGAAAATTAGCAATTATG GGTGGGATCAGTCTGACAAGTTTGTGAAAATGTACATCACTTTGAAAGGAGTTCAGAATATTCCAGCCGATAACGTACAAGTCCAATTCACAGAACG GTCATTCGATTTATTGGTAAAGGATCTGAATGGGAAGAATCATGCCATGACCGTGAACAACTTGCTGAAACCCATTTCGCCTGAAAGCAGCTCCAAAAAA GTGAAGACAGACACTGTGCTCATCATGTTGAAAAAGAGATCGGAAAGCAAATGGGACTACTTGACGCAGGTGGAGAAACAAGCGAAGGAGAAAGA caaaccaTCCGTGGAAACAGATCCAGATGGAGACCCCAGCGCTGGTCTAATGAACGTTCTGAAGAAGATTTACGATGACGGAGACGATGAGATGAAGAGAACACTAAATAAAGCCTGGGCCGAATCCAGAGAGAAACAGTTAAAGGGGGACGTGGACTTCTGA